A genome region from Panicum virgatum strain AP13 chromosome 4K, P.virgatum_v5, whole genome shotgun sequence includes the following:
- the LOC120702349 gene encoding phosphoglycerate mutase-like protein AT74H, producing MPCQCHAIIYRQPTKPAKPLIISSSLTTTLPPASAAYRRRSMAAPAPPISKRLMRCRCCEDTLGVPLRRAQQQQQQFPELVRLRDAPPPPRPRRIVLVRHGESEGNVDEAAYTRVPDPRIGLTAKGRRDAELCGRRLRDLFSSGSDDDWKVYFYVSPYRRTLETLRGIAHSLEPHRIAGVREEPRLREQDFGNFQDRDRMRVEKETRLRYGRFFYRFPNGESAADVYDRITGFRETLRADIDIGRFQPPGEQSPNMNVVLVSHGLTLRVFLMRWYKWTVRQFESLENLDNGGALVMQTGQGGRYSLLVHHTADELRAFGLTDEMLEDQMWQKTAKPGELNYTFMTNGQSFFDRFTTTTSTY from the coding sequence ATGCCCTGCCAATGCCATGCCATCATCTACCGGCAACCAACAAAGCCAGCGAAACCCTTAATTATTAGCTCCTCGTTAACGACGACATTGCCTCCTGCATCTGCGGCATACCGTCGTCGAtcgatggcggcgccggcgccgcccatcAGCAAGCGCCTGATGCGGTGCCGGTGCTGCGAGGACACGCTGGGcgtcccgctccgccgcgcccagcagcagcagcagcagttccCGGAGCTGGTGCGGCTGCGTgatgcgcctccgccgccgcggccccggcgCATCGTGCTGGTGCGGCACGGCGAGAGCGAGGGCAACGTGGACGAGGCCGCCTACACGCGCGTCCCAGACCCGCGCATCGGCCTCACAGCCAAGGGCCGCCGCGACGCCGAGctctgcggccgccgcctccgggaCCTCTTCTCCTCCGGCTCCGACGACGACTGGAAGGTCTACTTCTACGTCTCCCCCTACCGCCGCACGCTGGAGACGCTGCGCGGCATCGCCCACTCCCTCGAGCCCCACCGCATCGCCGGCGTCCGGGAGGAGCCGCGCCTCCGCGAGCAGGACTTCGGCAACTTCCAGGACCGCGACCGGATGCGCGTCGAGAAGGAGACCCGCCTCCGCTACGGCCGCTTCTTCTACCGCTTCCCCAACGGCGAGTCGGCCGCCGACGTCTACGACCGCATCACCGGATTCCGGGAGACGCTGCGCGCCGACATCGACATCGGCCGCTTCCAGCCGCCCGGGGAGCAGAGCCCCAACATGAACGTCGTGCTCGTCTCCCACGGCCTCACGCTCCGCGTCTTCCTCATGCGCTGGTACAAGTGGACGGTGCGCCAGTTCGAGAGCCTCGAGAACCTCGACAATGGCGGCGCCCTCGTCATGCAGACGGGGCAGGGCGGCAGGTACAGCCTCCTCGTCCACCACACCGCCGACGAGCTCAGGGCCTTCGGGCTCACCGACGAGATGCTCGAGGACCAGATGTGGCAGAAGACGGCAAAGCCAGGGGAGCTCAACTACACATTCATGACCAACGGCCAGTCATTCTTCGATCGATTCACTACTACTACTAGTACCTACTAA